Genomic window (Methanocaldococcus sp.):
TTTATTGATTTCTAAAATTAAAGTATTTCCAATGTTTTTAACATCAGTAATCATCCTATATTTTGATAGATCTAAAATTACCATAATCTCACACAATATTTTAAATATTTACATTAATAAATTTATCTAAAAATAAAATCCAATTAACTTTTTAAATTTTAATTTTGAAAAAATAGAATTTTGTGTTTTAAAATTTTAAACAAAAAAATTAAAATTACAAAGATGGTGCGGGGGACGGGATTTGAACCCGCGAACCCCTACGGGACCAGACCCTCAATCTGGCGCCTTTGGCCAGGCTTGGCGACCCCCGCTCTCTATTAGAAAATTTTATTATATAACATTTATATATAAACCTTACGCCGAAAAATATATATATGAGTAATGAATATGGCTATATTGGTATCTTATGTGCCGAGGTGGCTTAGCTGGTTATAGCGCCCGGCTCATACGGATATCCTAGGCATTTACGCCTGGGTCCTGGGAAACCGGGAGGTCGAGGGTTCGAATCCCTCCCTCGGCACCATTTATTTTATTATTTTATCACATTATATTTATTAATTTGAGTATTGAAATATAACAATAAAATGGGAAATTCTAAGTTAGGTAATACTCCTTATTATGAGGGAGGCGTAATATTTTTTCTAAATTAGGTATTATTATTCTTTATCTATAAATACAGAGTGTGAATATCAACTGGGGAAAACTATGAAACTTAAAACTATAAAACTACCTATCTTAATATGCCGTTTAAAAACGAATGAACCATTAAAAAAATCTCAAACTCCCTATCTAAGAGGATATATTTTAAATATATTTGGTAAAGAAAATTATGTGGAGTTGCATAATCATAGCGGGAAATGGTTTTGTCTATATCTATCCAAAAATACAGTATAAAATCATTAGTGGAGATGCTGTTTTAATTGGTATAAAAGAGGGAATAAATATTTTAGGAGAGATTATTTTAGACATTAGAGAGTTGAATTTGAAAGGGGAAGTTTATAAGGTTGTAAATGGTTATGCAAAGGTTAAATTTGAAGAATTTGGAGTGACAGATGATAAAATATAAGTTTATCTCTCCATGGATTGCTTTGAATAAGAAAAATTATTTAAAATATAAAGAGTTGGATGATGAAGGAAAAAAAGAACTGTTAGAAAGGATTTTAATTGGAAATGTTTTGTCAATGAGTAAGTATTTAAATTACACTGTTGAAGAAAAACTAAAAGCAGAGTTTTTAAAATTTGATGATTTAGTTGTTAAATACAAAGGCAATAAGTTTATTGGCTTTTTTGGAGAATTTTTAATTAACTTTAATATTCCAAATTATTTAGGAATTGGTAGAAAAGTTTCTAAGGGCTTTGGAAGTGTTGTTAGAATACCATAGATAGGACTTTGCTTCCTTTATTGGCATATATTTCTATTTTGTTTGTTAATTTTATTATCTAATTTTATTATCCTTATTTTAATGGACTACCGATTTAAACCCTACCAACTATTGCTTATTTTATACTCGAACTCCTATATAAATCTTTCTTTTAACACTCGATTTTTCTGACTGCCTGATTATCAAAGTGTTTATAAGAGTAAGAAAGGTTATGCAAAGTATTTATTAAATAAAATGCACAACCATAAACAAAAATCTCAATAATTATGGAATATTTTATATAAAATAAGTTTTATTTATCTATGAGATATACAAAATAAAAATAAACAATCAAAATCTCTAAAAAATCTAAATTTTAATAGGAAAAAATTAGTAATACTTTTTACTAATTTTAAAGCAAGAAAGTAAAATTAAAAAATCTAATATATATTAAAAACTTTATTTACAACATATTCTTTTATTAACTCTAATATCCATAGGGAATTTCTCATTCTCAATAATATCAAAAATTAAATAAATTTATTGGCTTCTTCAAAATCTTTTTGTTTTTTTAGTTTTTATTATATAGAAAAAGTAGTGAATGTAATAAATAAAATAACGATTAAAATTTTATGGTGTAACAATGAAAATTATAGTTTGCATAACCGGAGCGAGTGGAGTTATCTATGCAAAGAGATTATTAGAAGTTTTAAAGGATAAAGTAGAAATAGATTTAATTATATCAAACTCTGCAAAAAAAATAATTAGAGAGGAGTTAAACATTGATTGGAAAGAGTTAATAAAATTTGCCACAAATTATTATGAAAATGATGATTTTTTTTCACCAATTGCCTCTGGCTCTAATAAGTTTGATGCAGTCATAGTTATTCCTTGCTCAATGAAAACACTATCAGCAATTGCTAATGGTTATTCATCAAATTTAATAGTTAGAGTTTGTGACATTGCTTTAAAAGAGAGAAGAAAATTAATTATTATGCCGAGAGAAATGCCACTAAATAGCATACATTTAGAAAACATGCTAAAATTGTCAAATTTAGGGGCTGTAATAATGCCACCTATTCCAGCGTTTTATCACAAACCAAAAACTGTTGATGATATAATAGATTTTGTTGTTGGAAGAGTTTTAGACATTTTAGGGATAGAAAATAATTTATTTAAAAGATGGGGTGAATAATTTTAAAAATTAAGAAAATAGTGGTGATATTTATGCTCGATAGATTAGGAGAGAGTTTAAATAAGGCATTAAATAAATTAAAAATGGCTACATTTGTTGATAAAAAATTAATAAAAGAGGTTATTAAGGATATTCAAAGGGCTTTAATTCAGGCTGATGTTAATGTAAAATTAGTTTTAAAGATGAGTAAGGAGATTGAAAGAAGAGCATTAGAGGAAAAAACTCCAAAAGGTTTATCTAAGAAGGAGCATATTATAAAAATAGTTTATGAAGAATTAGTTAAGTTGTTGGGAGAGGAGGCAAAAAAATTAGAGTTAAATCCAAAAAAGCAAAATGTTATTTTATTGGTTGGTATTCAGGGTAGTGGTAAAACAACAACTGCTGCAAAGTTAGCAAGATACATTCAAAAAAGAGGTTTAAAGCCTGCATTAATAGCGGCAGATACATATAGACCAGCGGCGTATGAACAATTAAAGCAACTGGCTGAAAAAATCAATGTTCCTATATATGGAGATGAAAGTAAAACTAAATCACCAATAGAGATTGTTAAAGAGGGGATGAATAAATTTAAAAAGGCAGATGTTTTAATTATAGATACTGCTGGAAGACACAAAGAGGAAAAAGGTTTATTGGAAGAGATGAAGCAAATTAAAGAAATAGCCAATCCAGATGAGATTATCTTAGTTATAGATGGAACTATTGGACAACAGGCAGGAATTCAGGCAAAGGCTTTTAGAGATGCAGTTGGAGAGATTGGTAGTATTATAGTTACTAAATTGGATGGTTCTGCCAAAGGGGGAGGGGCTTTAAGTGCAGTTGCAGAAACAAATGCACCAATAAAGTTCATTGGAATTGGAGAGGGAATAGATGATTTAGAGCCTTTTGATCCTAAAAAGTTTATATCAAGACTGTTAGGAATGGGAGACTTGGATAGTTTATTAGAAAAGGCAGAAAATATAATTGATGAAAAAACTGAGGAAAGTATAGATGCAATAATGAAAGGAAAATTTACATTAAATGAACTTTTATATCAATTAGAGGCTCTTGAAAATATGGGATCTATGAAAAAAATTTTAAGTATGATCCCAGGATTTGGAGGAGCAATGCCTAAGGAACTATCAAATTTAACAGAATCTAAAATAAAAAAGTATAAGGTAATTATAAGCTCAATGACAAAAGAGGAGAGAGAAAATCCAAAGATAATTAAATCTTCAAGAATTAGAAGAATAGCAAGAGGTTCTGGAACTTCTGAAAAAGATGTTAGAGAAGTTTTAAGATATTATGAAATTACAAAAAACGCAGTTGATAAATTAAGAAAGGGTAAAATGCTCAAAATTGGAGGACCATTAGGTCAAATATTAAGGCAGTTAATGTATAAAGACATTTAATTATTCCTATTTTCTATTTTTATTTTTTATTGTTTTATTTTTTTATTTGAAAATATTTTATGAAAATTTTTATATGCTATATATTAAAAAATAATCTAAAAATCTTTTAGAGGTTAGAATTATGAAAACAATTCAAGAAATTAACGAAAAAATTAAAAAAGGAGAGGCAGTTGTAGTAACGGCGGAAGAGATGATAAAAATCGTAGAAGAGGAAGGGAGTAAAAGAGCATCTGATTATGTTGATGTAGTTACAACAGGAACTTTTGGGGCAATGTGTTCATCTGGTGTATTTATCAACTTTGGACATTCGGATCCTCCTATAAAGATGCTAAAAATATATTTAAACAATGTTGAAGCTTATGGTGGTTTAGCGGCTGTTGATGCATATATTGGAGCCTCTCAACCAAATGAAGATCCTGATATTGATATCAATTATGGAGGAGCACATGTCATAGAGGATCTCGTTAGAGGAAAGGAAATTGAACTATATGCAGAAGGATATACAACAGACTGCTATCCAAGAAAAGATGTAAATGTTAAGATTACTCTAAAAGATGTTAATCAGGCTATTATGGTAAATCCAAGGAATTGCTATCAAACATACGCGGCGGCAACAAACAGTAGAGAGGAGAAAATTTATACTTATATGGGAATACTACTTCCAGAATACAGTAATGTTCATTACTCAGGGGCTGGGCAGTTAAATCCTCTACAAAATGACTATAATCCTCAAACTAAATCTTATAATACAATAGGTATTGGGACAAGAATATTCTTAGGAGGAGGGATTGGATATATAATAGGGGAAGGAACTCAACATAATCCTCCATTTGGGACATTGATGGTAAAAGGAGATTTAAAAACAATGGATCCAAAATTTGTAAGAGCCGCTACAATGCCAAGATATGGAAGCACATTATATATTGGAATTGGTGTTCCAATACCTGTTTTAAATGAAAAAATTGCTGAAATATGTGCAATTAAAGATGAAGATATTGAAGTGCCAATTTATGATTATGGAGTTCCAAGGAGAGATAGACCATTAATAGCAAAAACTAATTATAAAGAATTAAGGAGTGGAAAAATAACTTTAAGGGTTAATATAGATGGAAAAGAAGTTGAAAAAACTGTAAAGACGGGGCCAGTATCAAGTTATAAAATGGCAAGGGAAGTTGCTGAAACATTAAAAAAATGGATTTTAGATGGAAGATTTTTGTTAACTGAAAGGGTTGATAATTTAGGAAGAGCTGAATGTAAGCCAATGAAATCTCCAATTACATTAGTTAGAGATATACTAAGTAAGCCACCAATAGTTGCGCCGAGTAATATAACAATAATGGAAGCTGCTAAAATTCTAATTGAACACAATATAAACCACTTACCAATAGTTGATGAATATGGTAAATTAATAGGAATTATAACATCTTGGGATATTGCCAAAGCATTAGCACAAAATAAAACTACAATTGAGGAAATTATGACAAGACATGTAATTACCGCCTATGAAAATGAGCCTGTTGATCATGTAGCTAAAAAAATGAGTGAGCATAACATTTCAGGAGTTCCAGTTGTTGATGAAAATAGAATAGTTGTGGGAATTATTACATCAGAAGATATTTCAAGACTCTTTGGGGGGAAAAAATGAAGAAAAAAATATTCTATTGGACAGATTCCGAGCATATAAATAAACCAGTTATCTCTGACACTATTTTAAATACCGGAGTGAAAATAAATATTTTAAAAGCAAAAGTAGAGCCTCAAGAGGCATTTTTAATATTAGAGTTATTTGGTAGTAAGGAACAAATTGAAAATGCATTAAAATATTTATCAAAATTTGGAGAGATTGAAGAAATTTCTAAAGTTATAAAAAGAGATTTGGAAAAATGTGTTCATTGCGGATGCTGTATAACTCAATGTCCATTAAATGTGATTTATTTGGATGAAGATTATAATGTAGTTTTTAAAGAAGAGGAATGTGTTGGATGTAAAAACTGTATGAAAGCCTGTCCATTCAAAGCTATTGAGATTATTGAATAACTACAACCATAGGGTTTCGCTCTATTGATATACACCCTATGCATTGCTTTTTAAAAGAAGCATTGCCTCTTTTTTATTATTTATAATATATTCCTCCCTCGCTAAAAATTTTTATTTTTTGATTTAGAGGATTTTAATTTATTATTTTTTAATTTTAAGGAATTTTATCAAATTTCGAAGGGTCTTCTATTTTAATGAATTTTAATATTTAATTTTATTAAATTATTGAGATTATTTCCTAATTTTTTTAGTTTATTTTTATCTCTAATTTTCCCCGATAGTTAGATTAATATTAAAAATTTTAAGGATTTTTAAAGTAATAACTAAGAATAGAAAAATTTATATATAAGTTCGGAGGTATATAAATAATAGGGGTAATTGACCCTTCGAATCATAACCCATATATAAAGGAGAATAATAAAGTAATTTTAGAAAATTATCTCTTCAAATTGTGCCCTGTTTAAAATCACGCCCCAAAGGGGATGGAAATTCTCTTTTTGTCCTTTAAAACTATATTTTGTTGTTATATTAGTTTAAAATCAAGCCCCAAAGGGGAAAGGCAAAAAGAGGCATTGCTTCTTAAAAGAAGCAATGCATCGGGGGTATCCCAATAGGGCGAAGCCCTATGGGTATAAAATCAGGCCCCAAAGGGGATAAAAGTATTTAAATTCTTTATTTTTTTAATAATATAAAATATTTATAGATTTATATATTCACATCTTTTTTAAGAGTAATACTGACCCTCGGGAAAATCTTGATCTGAATATTATAAAATATGAAAAATATAAAAAAAATATTACAATAATATGAAAAATTTCAAAATTATAATATTATCATAATAAAAATTTTCTATTTTTTATGATTTAATATTATCAAGTCTCGAGCATGAGTATTATAGAAGTTTCATAAAAATACTTATAATAAACTCCAAAAGCCTAATTTTGGATTGTAAATATCTCCTGATTTCTTTAAATATTCCAATGCAGTTTCTACATCTTTCTCTGACAAGCCAATATTTAAAGCTCTATCATAAATCTCTTCCTCAGGGGCTAAGCCATCGTTTCTTAAATTAACGATTTCCCTAATAATATTTAAGACAGCATCCATTTTATCTCTTCTTGATTTTGGAGTTCCTGCTATTTTATCTAAATCTAATGTTCCTGATTCTGGGTCATAGGCTACTTGCTTTAAACATTCATCAATAATATTTATAGCAACTTCAGCATCAACATCTTCAACTTTATTTGATAATCTAGCCTTTGCGTGCATCTCAGATATTCTCACAATTGCCTCTAACTGCCTTGCAGTTATTGGTATTGGGTTATCTCCCTCTCCCAACTTTCTCATCTCTAAGTAATATTTTTTAATCATTTTCTTTGCCTTTTCAGTTAAATATGGCATAATTAATTTAGTTTCGTCAAACTCTCCCAAGTATAAATCTTGATTCTCTTCTATGTATGCGCAACTTCTTGCATATATAATATAATATTTTAGTAGTCTCTCATCTACAACAATTCCATCAATTTCAATTGACCCCAAGATTTTATAATCTTTCGTAGCTGACTCAATGTGTGTGTTTAATATATGCTCTGCTATCTCCTCATCTTCTTTCCTGTTAGGAATATCCATCAGTGGAAATATTAAGTCGAATCTACTTAATAATGGAGCGGGAATATCGATCTGCTCTATTACAGTTAAATTTCTATCAAATCTTCCCCTCTTTGGATTGCACGCAGCTAAAACTGCACACCTTGCAGGAAGTTTAACATTAATTCCTCCCTTATTTACGTGTATTGTTTGGCTTTCCATTGCCTCTAATATATATTTCATTACATTCTTATCAACTGTTAATTCATCTATACAAGCAGTTCCTTCATTAGCTCTAACAAAAACTCCTGGTTTAACAACCCAACCATCTCCAATTTCTGTTGCTTCCCTAATAACATTTGCAGTTAAACCTCCACCAGTGGCTGTTGTTACTGATGCATAAGCATTTTGAGGAAACAGCCTTGCAATTCTTCTAAGCATAGTGGTTTTTCCAATTCCTGGGTCTGTAATTAATAAAATATGACTGTCTCTTCTTAAAGGAGTTCCATCTGGTAAGAATTTAAATGCTCCTTTAATTTGTTGCAAAAATATTGCTTTTTTAACCAAGTCATAACCTTTTATCTGAGAAATCATAAAGTTTGATAAAATGTCAATAATATTTTTCTTTTTTCCTAATTCATTTAAAGTTTCTATCAATTCCTCATTTCCTAAAATATCTCTAACTTCAATTTTTTGATAACTCTCTGCAATTTTAACATAATTACTTTTAACAAAAATTTCAAATACTGGTATTTTTGGCTTCGTTTTCTTCTTTAAAACTGTTCCTACAACATCCACTCTTCCAGAATAGATTCCCGGACTGTTTTCTAAGAATACTTTTATACTTCTTGGAGGGTCGTCAGGGTTTTTCATTAAGTCAATTGGTTGCTGAATCTCTAACTCCTGTATATTTATATATGTAGATTCCTCGTAATCGATAACCATTTCTTCTTTGCAATCTCCATTGTTACAAATAACCTTAGGTAGTTCAAAGTAGTTATGTATTGTCTTATATTTTATATTTCCACATCTTGGACAGACATAACAGGCTCTTTTTAATAAAGCACAAACTTTTCCCGCCTTAACTATTACCCCTTCAAATTTAACTAACTTATTTATGTCAGATGAGGATATTTCCTCAATTAATTTTTCGCAACCTTTTGGATTTTTAAATGCAATCTGTATTTTTTCTAACTCTTTATCCTCTCCAAACAATTCGATATATGTCCTTTTAAAAATATCTAAAATTATCTCTTCAATCTCTTTAGGTCTTTCTATAATTAAATCATTAACTTCACAGGCATCAGGAAAGTGCATTAAAAACTTTTCTATGTCAAATTCAAAAATATTATTTTTAATTAAATTATTTGCTAACTCTTCCTTAATAAAACTCTTTATTTTATACTCATATTTCGACTTAACATATTCTTCGTCGAAGTTTACCATAGTATCACGTAAATTATTTGGTTTTTAAATTATTTTGAATTTAAAATATTTAAATATAATATTCTTTAAATTTTAGTAGTGTTTGGATATACGTTAGTATTGGATATTGTATTATTTAAAATTAAAATAAGATTTTTAAATGTTTAAATATATCTATTAGAACTTTCTCTATACAAAACCCCAAAGTAATATGCAGATACCAAAGATAAATAAAAAGTCCCAAAAATTACTCCAAATATATATAAAATATATCCAATTATAGGAATCCTTAATATTATTGCTAACATTATACCAAATATAATACCTACAAGAATTAATATAGTATATGCTAATACATATCTTCCAAGCACTGACTTTATTCTCATTAGTATTTCCTTAAATTCAAATAAAGCGAAAAATCTTTTCTTTATAGCATAGTTAGCAATAGCCATTGGATAGATAAACAAAAGCACAAGATATACACAAATCCATAATAATAAGAGAGTGTCTATAAGATTTTTACTAAAATTGAAATAGCGGGATAATAAAGCAATTACAAAAAGGACAATTAGTAATATAACCCAATAAAATAAATAGGCAAAGCCTTTAATAAATTTG
Coding sequences:
- a CDS encoding UbiX family flavin prenyltransferase — encoded protein: MKIIVCITGASGVIYAKRLLEVLKDKVEIDLIISNSAKKIIREELNIDWKELIKFATNYYENDDFFSPIASGSNKFDAVIVIPCSMKTLSAIANGYSSNLIVRVCDIALKERRKLIIMPREMPLNSIHLENMLKLSNLGAVIMPPIPAFYHKPKTVDDIIDFVVGRVLDILGIENNLFKRWGE
- a CDS encoding signal recognition particle protein Srp54, producing MLDRLGESLNKALNKLKMATFVDKKLIKEVIKDIQRALIQADVNVKLVLKMSKEIERRALEEKTPKGLSKKEHIIKIVYEELVKLLGEEAKKLELNPKKQNVILLVGIQGSGKTTTAAKLARYIQKRGLKPALIAADTYRPAAYEQLKQLAEKINVPIYGDESKTKSPIEIVKEGMNKFKKADVLIIDTAGRHKEEKGLLEEMKQIKEIANPDEIILVIDGTIGQQAGIQAKAFRDAVGEIGSIIVTKLDGSAKGGGALSAVAETNAPIKFIGIGEGIDDLEPFDPKKFISRLLGMGDLDSLLEKAENIIDEKTEESIDAIMKGKFTLNELLYQLEALENMGSMKKILSMIPGFGGAMPKELSNLTESKIKKYKVIISSMTKEERENPKIIKSSRIRRIARGSGTSEKDVREVLRYYEITKNAVDKLRKGKMLKIGGPLGQILRQLMYKDI
- a CDS encoding homocysteine biosynthesis protein, whose product is MKTIQEINEKIKKGEAVVVTAEEMIKIVEEEGSKRASDYVDVVTTGTFGAMCSSGVFINFGHSDPPIKMLKIYLNNVEAYGGLAAVDAYIGASQPNEDPDIDINYGGAHVIEDLVRGKEIELYAEGYTTDCYPRKDVNVKITLKDVNQAIMVNPRNCYQTYAAATNSREEKIYTYMGILLPEYSNVHYSGAGQLNPLQNDYNPQTKSYNTIGIGTRIFLGGGIGYIIGEGTQHNPPFGTLMVKGDLKTMDPKFVRAATMPRYGSTLYIGIGVPIPVLNEKIAEICAIKDEDIEVPIYDYGVPRRDRPLIAKTNYKELRSGKITLRVNIDGKEVEKTVKTGPVSSYKMAREVAETLKKWILDGRFLLTERVDNLGRAECKPMKSPITLVRDILSKPPIVAPSNITIMEAAKILIEHNINHLPIVDEYGKLIGIITSWDIAKALAQNKTTIEEIMTRHVITAYENEPVDHVAKKMSEHNISGVPVVDENRIVVGIITSEDISRLFGGKK
- a CDS encoding 4Fe-4S binding protein, yielding MKKKIFYWTDSEHINKPVISDTILNTGVKINILKAKVEPQEAFLILELFGSKEQIENALKYLSKFGEIEEISKVIKRDLEKCVHCGCCITQCPLNVIYLDEDYNVVFKEEECVGCKNCMKACPFKAIEIIE
- a CDS encoding minichromosome maintenance protein MCM produces the protein MVNFDEEYVKSKYEYKIKSFIKEELANNLIKNNIFEFDIEKFLMHFPDACEVNDLIIERPKEIEEIILDIFKRTYIELFGEDKELEKIQIAFKNPKGCEKLIEEISSSDINKLVKFEGVIVKAGKVCALLKRACYVCPRCGNIKYKTIHNYFELPKVICNNGDCKEEMVIDYEESTYINIQELEIQQPIDLMKNPDDPPRSIKVFLENSPGIYSGRVDVVGTVLKKKTKPKIPVFEIFVKSNYVKIAESYQKIEVRDILGNEELIETLNELGKKKNIIDILSNFMISQIKGYDLVKKAIFLQQIKGAFKFLPDGTPLRRDSHILLITDPGIGKTTMLRRIARLFPQNAYASVTTATGGGLTANVIREATEIGDGWVVKPGVFVRANEGTACIDELTVDKNVMKYILEAMESQTIHVNKGGINVKLPARCAVLAACNPKRGRFDRNLTVIEQIDIPAPLLSRFDLIFPLMDIPNRKEDEEIAEHILNTHIESATKDYKILGSIEIDGIVVDERLLKYYIIYARSCAYIEENQDLYLGEFDETKLIMPYLTEKAKKMIKKYYLEMRKLGEGDNPIPITARQLEAIVRISEMHAKARLSNKVEDVDAEVAINIIDECLKQVAYDPESGTLDLDKIAGTPKSRRDKMDAVLNIIREIVNLRNDGLAPEEEIYDRALNIGLSEKDVETALEYLKKSGDIYNPKLGFWSLL
- a CDS encoding DUF4013 domain-containing protein; its protein translation is MFIECLNFPMKDEKWVIKIIIGSVLIYIPIVDFIVFGYIVETFENVIKGEEKLPEWDNLKDKFIKGFAYLFYWVILLIVLFVIALLSRYFNFSKNLIDTLLLLWICVYLVLLFIYPMAIANYAIKKRFFALFEFKEILMRIKSVLGRYVLAYTILILVGIIFGIMLAIILRIPIIGYILYIFGVIFGTFYLSLVSAYYFGVLYRESSNRYI